One stretch of Tepidibacter hydrothermalis DNA includes these proteins:
- a CDS encoding YwmB family TATA-box binding protein has translation MKRIFGFIIILVLFFSMVSSAEQINVEDNQKDKNDYELILNSFENTGSTFDNYNINGHVVMDNKFLSFEDMDKILEEFIIKFDIDKQSMEYTRSEQTDFRQIYVYDKNGQNKADRAISIIIDSERCQSMEQTHIIVDISTNQVYKGIVEDYVKLKNNLKKYSKNIDIYSCICGFFEGKIDEKCYNNIVDDILYSLDAQKKDEMKDVNILSTTGYSKKLSDYIKYGEEKINVNASVRYSEYDDKTFVYIGTPLITLEY, from the coding sequence ATGAAAAGAATATTTGGATTTATAATAATATTAGTTTTATTTTTCAGTATGGTATCATCAGCTGAGCAGATAAATGTAGAAGACAATCAAAAGGATAAAAATGATTATGAACTTATATTAAATTCTTTTGAAAATACTGGATCTACTTTTGACAATTATAATATAAATGGACATGTTGTGATGGATAATAAATTTTTAAGCTTTGAAGATATGGATAAAATTTTAGAAGAATTTATAATTAAATTTGATATTGATAAACAAAGTATGGAATACACAAGAAGTGAACAAACGGATTTTAGACAGATATACGTATATGACAAAAATGGTCAAAATAAAGCAGATAGAGCTATATCTATTATAATCGATAGCGAAAGATGTCAAAGTATGGAACAAACTCATATTATAGTTGACATTAGCACGAATCAAGTGTATAAAGGTATAGTAGAGGATTATGTTAAACTTAAAAATAATTTGAAAAAATATTCAAAAAATATAGATATATATTCTTGTATATGTGGATTTTTTGAAGGAAAAATAGATGAAAAATGTTATAATAATATAGTGGACGATATATTATATAGTTTGGATGCCCAAAAAAAGGATGAAATGAAAGATGTTAATATATTGTCAACAACAGGATATAGTAAAAAATTAAGTGATTATATAAAGTACGGTGAAGAGAAAATAAATGTAAATGCTTCTGTCAGATATAGTGAATATGATGATAAGACTTTTGTTTACATAGGAACACCTCTTATAACATTAGAATATTAG
- a CDS encoding glycoside hydrolase family 26 protein, with translation MRKLSLYAIIFIFVFSINIKTTYAVDYGRENAVNILNGQVSDTNQFNEGDDFHQVVKINEYTNEYINYPKGYSIQFANYMKLDTSESLYKTSFTDGNSIMDIYYDKVNFNVYTNYSNKFLSNRLYHNLESDKRVNINGNSVRIIKWSRKKLDRLDKDYNYYASAEIKKSNNEVYTVILKSQQPIEYVESLIQTMKFFDPKGTAKINKMYDNKHKNWNDETKEFYKNYLTSPDKVTFGIFEPTAPTDMNYLHTLEERLGYDFSVLVKYQSLDSKIDIEELQRAYDDKKIVELTLQTSKADLTLPVNKNISYDILDGEYDHWLKNYAKKIKKFDKPVLFRLNNEMNGDWCTYSSYYYSKDTLIFNELWKYIYKIFEDEGADNVIWVWNPNDKSFPNFSWNHYLNYYPGDEYVDVIGLTGYNTGNYYKGEVWREFDSIYTPVYEEYTKLFKQPFMITEFGSNDVGGDKINWVNNMFDTIHNYPRIKIAIWWNGIDWDSNGNPARTYRLDTNEDLMNSFENGFQKIK, from the coding sequence ATGAGAAAACTATCTTTATATGCAATTATATTTATTTTTGTATTTAGCATTAATATAAAGACAACATATGCTGTAGATTATGGAAGAGAGAATGCAGTCAACATATTAAATGGACAGGTATCTGATACTAACCAATTTAATGAAGGGGATGACTTTCATCAAGTAGTTAAGATAAATGAATATACCAATGAGTACATAAATTATCCAAAAGGGTATTCAATACAGTTTGCAAATTATATGAAATTGGATACAAGTGAGTCTTTGTACAAGACTAGTTTTACAGATGGAAATAGTATAATGGATATATATTATGATAAAGTTAATTTTAATGTGTACACTAATTACAGTAATAAATTTCTTTCTAATAGACTGTATCACAATTTAGAAAGTGACAAACGAGTTAATATTAATGGCAACAGTGTAAGAATTATAAAGTGGAGTAGAAAAAAGCTTGATAGACTTGATAAAGATTATAATTATTATGCTAGTGCTGAGATAAAGAAAAGTAATAATGAAGTTTATACAGTTATTTTAAAATCTCAACAGCCTATAGAGTATGTTGAATCTCTTATTCAAACTATGAAGTTCTTTGATCCAAAGGGAACTGCTAAAATAAATAAAATGTATGATAATAAACATAAGAATTGGAATGATGAGACGAAAGAATTTTATAAAAATTATTTAACTAGTCCTGATAAAGTGACTTTTGGAATATTTGAACCTACAGCTCCAACTGATATGAACTATTTACATACTTTAGAAGAGAGACTAGGTTATGATTTTTCTGTTTTAGTAAAATATCAGAGTTTAGATTCTAAAATAGATATAGAAGAACTTCAAAGAGCTTATGATGATAAAAAAATAGTGGAGCTTACACTTCAAACATCTAAAGCAGACTTAACTCTTCCAGTGAACAAAAACATTAGTTACGATATATTAGATGGAGAATATGATCATTGGTTAAAAAATTACGCTAAAAAGATTAAAAAGTTCGATAAACCTGTTTTATTTAGATTAAATAATGAGATGAATGGAGATTGGTGTACGTATTCTTCTTATTATTATTCGAAGGATACATTAATATTTAATGAACTTTGGAAATACATATATAAGATATTTGAAGATGAGGGAGCAGATAATGTTATTTGGGTATGGAATCCTAATGACAAGTCTTTTCCTAACTTCTCTTGGAATCATTATTTGAACTATTATCCTGGAGATGAGTATGTAGATGTTATAGGACTTACAGGTTATAATACAGGTAATTATTACAAAGGTGAAGTTTGGAGAGAGTTTGATAGTATATATACTCCAGTATATGAAGAATATACTAAATTATTTAAACAACCTTTTATGATAACAGAGTTTGGCTCTAACGATGTTGGTGGAGATAAAATAAATTGGGTAAACAATATGTTTGATACAATACACAATTATCCAAGAATAAAAATAGCTATATGGTGGAATGGAATAGATTGGGATTCTAATGGAAACCCAGCTAGAACATATAGATTGGACACGAATGAAGATTTGATGAATTCATTTGAAAATGGATTTCAAAAAATAAAATAA
- a CDS encoding class I SAM-dependent methyltransferase produces the protein MNANDLIKDIIDKKELIQLVLSNKRNKELEYNKINIRPIQIKDNFMYQFTYVYSNKEIHKNLEPEETKDEIIEHINGNFKQAQMYCVNNDYQILVNKKLKANVLKKKATKKPIDISHNRKKKYILEEDVPCDFLQYLGVMNEKGNVKKQKRDKFRQLNRFLEMVKDVESNFDKNKKIKIIDFGCGKSYLTFALYYYLVKIAKFNVEIVGLDLKKDVIEYCNKVAKELNYENLSFQIGNISDFNEFTEVDMVVTLHACDIATDMALFKAISWNSKVILSVPCCQHELNTQIKNDLMNPMLKHGIIKERFSSLATDSIRANLLEIIGYKTQILEFIETEHTPKNLLIRAVKSKDKVDKSLVSEYKEFKNFLNASPYLEKLLVENDVISID, from the coding sequence ATGAATGCTAATGATTTAATTAAGGACATTATAGATAAAAAAGAACTTATTCAATTAGTTCTTAGCAATAAAAGAAATAAAGAATTAGAGTATAACAAGATAAACATAAGACCTATACAAATAAAGGATAACTTTATGTATCAGTTTACTTATGTATATTCTAATAAAGAAATACACAAAAATTTAGAACCTGAAGAAACTAAAGATGAAATAATAGAACATATAAACGGAAACTTTAAACAAGCTCAAATGTACTGTGTTAACAATGACTATCAAATACTTGTAAATAAAAAATTGAAGGCTAACGTACTAAAGAAAAAAGCAACTAAAAAGCCGATAGACATATCTCATAATAGAAAGAAAAAATATATATTAGAAGAAGATGTGCCGTGTGATTTTCTTCAATATCTTGGAGTTATGAATGAAAAAGGAAATGTCAAAAAACAAAAGAGAGATAAGTTTAGACAGTTAAATAGATTTTTAGAGATGGTTAAGGATGTAGAATCAAACTTTGATAAAAACAAGAAGATAAAGATTATAGATTTTGGTTGTGGAAAGTCGTATCTTACATTTGCTCTATACTATTATCTTGTTAAGATTGCTAAATTTAATGTAGAAATAGTAGGGCTTGATCTTAAAAAAGATGTTATAGAGTATTGTAATAAGGTTGCAAAAGAGTTAAACTATGAGAATTTGAGCTTTCAAATAGGTAATATATCTGATTTTAATGAATTTACAGAGGTTGATATGGTGGTAACTCTTCATGCTTGTGATATAGCTACTGATATGGCATTGTTTAAAGCTATTTCATGGAATAGTAAAGTTATATTATCAGTTCCGTGTTGTCAGCATGAGTTAAATACACAGATAAAAAATGATTTAATGAATCCTATGTTAAAGCATGGGATAATAAAGGAAAGATTCTCATCTCTTGCAACAGATTCAATAAGAGCAAATCTTCTTGAAATAATTGGATATAAGACTCAAATATTAGAGTTTATAGAGACAGAGCATACTCCTAAGAACCTTCTAATAAGAGCAGTTAAATCTAAGGATAAAGTAGATAAATCTCTTGTAAGTGAATATAAGGAATTTAAGAATTTTTTAAATGCAAGTCCTTATTTAGAGAAGTTGCTTGTAGAGAATGATGTAATATCGATAGATTAA
- a CDS encoding methyl-accepting chemotaxis protein, producing MKLSIRNRLFICFGLIVMMMIGLSIFSIKSMDNINTKSKEMMQLWFTGLDCVHSINTDIADYRGKEYRHISLNGENEIVEVEKEMKIIKDDIYRSFDDYMETVYLEEDKKLIEELKKEVESYLEISDKVIQLSEYSKKEEANTIMLTQSLDKFKNIKNMALELVDYNENNAQNDHENTVPTYDSFKKIFLICMIIIIIVSIFLALFISKNINNKLKIITKNLKDTNDFDLKFNEELHDKKTDEFKNKDELSDTIDGLAEMRKSIRNIIKNIQEFSNKVEHNANNMYNRIKDTSITFQGIADATDDLAKGATDQAINAEEAVLKLDNLSKNIEITVENSVQIEKYVDEINKVNKEGNKAIVELKESISDNINILSQVVSQVDILDNESNSIGQITETIKSIADQTNLLALNAMIEAARAGEAGKGFAVVAQEIRKLADQVTDNVDNIENTINTIKLEINSTKQKMHDSKEMVLNTEKTSNMTEEKFEAISNAITHIVKQIDNLVNNIQKIDNDKNVVVNSIQEISAVTEQSSASTQQISASIQQQVAIIEEISNSSEELEQIAKQLKDIVDEFKL from the coding sequence ATGAAATTAAGCATAAGAAATAGGTTATTTATATGCTTTGGGCTAATAGTTATGATGATGATAGGATTAAGTATTTTTTCAATAAAATCAATGGATAATATAAATACAAAATCTAAAGAAATGATGCAGTTATGGTTTACTGGTTTAGATTGTGTACATTCAATAAATACAGATATAGCAGATTATAGAGGAAAAGAATACAGGCATATATCTCTTAATGGTGAAAATGAAATAGTAGAAGTTGAAAAAGAAATGAAAATCATAAAAGATGATATATATAGATCTTTTGACGATTATATGGAAACTGTTTATCTTGAAGAAGATAAAAAATTAATAGAAGAATTGAAAAAAGAGGTTGAATCATATCTTGAAATAAGTGATAAAGTTATTCAATTAAGTGAGTATTCGAAAAAAGAAGAGGCAAATACAATCATGTTAACACAGTCACTAGATAAATTTAAAAACATCAAAAACATGGCATTAGAATTGGTAGACTATAATGAAAATAATGCTCAAAATGATCATGAAAATACAGTTCCAACATACGATAGTTTTAAAAAAATATTCTTAATATGTATGATTATAATTATAATCGTAAGTATATTCCTAGCATTATTTATAAGTAAAAATATAAATAATAAACTTAAGATTATTACAAAGAATTTAAAAGATACTAATGATTTTGATTTGAAATTTAATGAAGAATTGCATGACAAAAAAACAGATGAATTTAAAAATAAAGATGAACTTTCAGACACCATAGACGGATTAGCTGAAATGAGAAAATCTATTAGAAACATTATTAAAAATATACAAGAATTTTCAAATAAGGTAGAACACAATGCAAATAATATGTATAACAGAATTAAAGATACATCAATAACTTTTCAAGGTATAGCAGATGCAACTGATGATTTAGCAAAAGGTGCAACGGATCAAGCTATAAATGCAGAAGAAGCTGTATTAAAACTCGATAATCTTTCAAAAAATATAGAAATAACAGTGGAAAACTCAGTGCAAATAGAAAAATATGTAGATGAAATAAATAAAGTAAACAAAGAAGGAAATAAAGCAATAGTAGAGTTGAAAGAATCCATATCTGATAATATTAATATATTATCACAGGTAGTATCTCAAGTTGATATTCTTGATAATGAATCAAACTCAATAGGACAGATAACAGAGACTATAAAATCTATTGCAGATCAAACTAATCTACTAGCTTTAAATGCAATGATAGAAGCAGCAAGAGCAGGAGAAGCTGGAAAAGGGTTTGCGGTAGTTGCACAAGAAATAAGAAAATTAGCAGATCAAGTTACTGATAATGTTGATAATATAGAAAATACTATTAATACTATTAAATTAGAAATTAATAGTACAAAACAAAAAATGCATGATTCAAAAGAGATGGTTTTAAATACAGAAAAAACATCTAATATGACTGAAGAAAAATTTGAAGCTATTAGTAATGCTATAACTCATATAGTAAAGCAAATAGATAATTTAGTAAATAATATACAAAAAATAGACAATGATAAAAATGTAGTTGTAAACTCAATACAAGAAATATCGGCTGTTACAGAACAATCAAGTGCATCTACTCAGCAGATAAGCGCATCGATACAACAACAAGTAGCTATAATAGAAGAAATATCTAATTCGTCAGAAGAATTAGAACAAATTGCCAAACAATTAAAAGATATAGTGGACGAATTTAAACTATAA
- a CDS encoding Fur family transcriptional regulator: MNKEFLSIKKLIETKGYKFTIQKRIILEELFSADIHLTAKEIYSKVKNKNIGLATIYRTMNLFTSIGIVKEIHADGMSYYELKMYSKKPLHIHFKCIKCNRIIDVDNTGVEIKYLKLNREIEESKKLQIHDANIMLIGLCDKCK; encoded by the coding sequence ATGAATAAAGAGTTTTTATCAATAAAAAAGTTAATAGAGACAAAAGGATATAAATTCACTATTCAAAAAAGAATTATACTAGAGGAATTATTTAGCGCGGATATTCATCTTACTGCAAAAGAAATATACAGCAAGGTAAAGAATAAAAATATAGGTCTTGCAACTATATATAGAACGATGAATTTATTTACATCAATAGGTATAGTTAAAGAGATTCATGCAGATGGTATGAGTTATTATGAACTAAAAATGTATAGCAAAAAACCACTACATATACATTTTAAATGTATTAAATGCAACAGAATAATAGACGTTGATAATACTGGGGTTGAGATTAAATATTTAAAGCTAAATAGAGAAATTGAAGAAAGTAAAAAATTACAAATACATGATGCTAATATAATGCTTATAGGATTGTGTGATAAATGTAAATAG
- a CDS encoding DUF4179 domain-containing protein yields the protein MNNKYKVNKKIIVLTIIILTIISLSIYVYRRSWYLDDIMKKSNFNKVYNIDDKGIEMAIKSGFIQNVGKFQEKDKLEFIVDNIIVDKKRIVVFYTIKNKGDHKYIKNLDYELYNEKGEKIGEYSSGSKYYDDINLNKVKRIHDSFQLIFSEEIKIPSQINMDIKVEESKYNKQQYDRLDNQDNSKNSKDSYSYSFNIPIDKERFDLKEISYDINENIDIKGQKIFIDNLTVYPTTSILNIKYDKENTMKIFRIEDLKLVDSSEEYTNGIDGVISYSKDEDTQSLYFKSNYFKNDKELYIKGSGINAIEKDKVNVVVDIKNKKLLKAPDSKLKLKEISDEKDSFMREKNSYVLEFEYDKDISFSFEFKDEKGNSFHADSVANSENENYKEIYYMIPKNIEYESPIILKINNYPNSINRTFKVKVK from the coding sequence ATGAATAATAAATATAAGGTTAATAAAAAAATAATTGTATTAACTATAATTATATTAACTATAATATCTTTATCCATATACGTTTATAGAAGAAGTTGGTATTTAGATGATATTATGAAAAAGTCTAATTTTAATAAAGTTTATAATATAGATGACAAAGGCATTGAAATGGCTATTAAGTCTGGTTTTATACAAAATGTAGGAAAATTTCAAGAAAAAGATAAATTAGAATTTATAGTAGATAATATCATAGTAGATAAAAAAAGGATTGTAGTTTTTTATACTATAAAAAATAAAGGTGATCACAAATACATTAAGAACTTAGATTATGAATTATATAATGAAAAAGGAGAAAAAATTGGAGAATATAGTTCGGGTTCTAAGTACTATGATGATATAAATCTCAATAAAGTAAAAAGAATTCATGATAGTTTTCAATTGATATTCTCAGAAGAAATTAAAATACCATCTCAAATAAATATGGATATAAAGGTAGAAGAGTCTAAATACAATAAACAGCAATATGATAGATTAGATAATCAAGATAATAGTAAAAATTCGAAGGATTCATATAGTTATAGCTTTAATATTCCTATAGATAAAGAAAGGTTTGATCTTAAAGAAATATCATATGATATAAATGAAAATATAGATATTAAAGGACAAAAAATATTTATAGATAATCTTACAGTGTATCCTACAACCTCTATACTAAATATAAAATATGATAAAGAGAATACTATGAAAATATTTAGAATAGAGGACTTAAAATTAGTAGATTCAAGTGAAGAATATACTAATGGAATAGATGGAGTGATAAGTTATAGTAAAGATGAAGATACACAAAGTCTTTATTTTAAAAGTAATTATTTTAAAAATGATAAAGAACTGTATATTAAAGGTAGTGGCATAAATGCTATTGAAAAAGATAAGGTGAATGTTGTTGTAGATATAAAAAATAAGAAGCTACTTAAAGCACCGGACTCTAAACTAAAGCTTAAAGAAATAAGTGATGAAAAAGATTCATTTATGAGAGAAAAAAATTCGTATGTACTAGAATTTGAATATGATAAAGATATATCATTTAGCTTTGAGTTTAAGGATGAAAAAGGAAACTCTTTTCATGCTGATAGTGTAGCTAATTCTGAAAATGAAAACTATAAAGAAATATACTATATGATACCAAAAAATATAGAATATGAAAGTCCTATAATTCTTAAAATAAATAATTACCCTAATTCAATCAATAGAACTTTTAAAGTTAAAGTAAAATAA
- a CDS encoding methyl-accepting chemotaxis protein, giving the protein MDFKKNKHKIAQTSIKSKLIVITFILLLVPMVVLGVMSYSKAATELDKKGETILKNGVKSSIQIIKLAQQQVDSGALSLEEAQEKVKTLLIGKKNADGTRNQNNYIDLGENGFYLILDKSGNVVAHDEIEGKNIWNNQDESKSKKLFAQELIKTGSNGGGFTEYHFNTDGVTDLNIVYTEEDKNWGWIIGAGTYEDNFDKSADYILNMMYITILGSLIIGTIVIVLFANHIGNPIQKLTLLIEKTKDLDLTSDDDYEDLVKGTDEIAAMAKSIIDMRNSLRNIINNFKNSVEETFIYSQSLSDSSDEMAACGDDIANAIDVLVQGASNQAIESQNGTDELLRLGEEIHKTKISVDKVKQNIDITSTANENGIKLIKNLGLKAQEKHIESSNVHKNVRELSQNAIAIGQMIEVITNISTQINILALNASIEAARAGEAGAGFAVVADEIRTLAETTDKTTDDVKDTINEMKESIKITQGSIDKDKEIEKDLRQSLDCAIQGFDDINECVLKMVTQIDMLMESIIKMDKEKDIVIKNIENISNISKDTAQFTQKINENMEVQTGRRQHILSMSNNLDNISRNLRIDIEKFDIK; this is encoded by the coding sequence GTGGACTTTAAAAAAAATAAACACAAAATAGCTCAAACATCAATAAAATCAAAGCTTATAGTAATTACGTTTATTTTACTTTTGGTACCTATGGTTGTGCTTGGAGTAATGAGTTATAGTAAAGCTGCAACTGAATTAGACAAAAAAGGAGAGACAATCTTAAAAAATGGAGTTAAATCTTCAATTCAGATTATTAAATTAGCTCAACAACAAGTTGATTCTGGAGCATTAAGTCTTGAAGAGGCACAGGAAAAGGTTAAAACTTTGCTGATTGGAAAAAAGAATGCTGATGGTACAAGAAATCAAAATAATTATATAGATTTAGGAGAAAACGGTTTTTACTTAATACTTGATAAGAGTGGAAATGTTGTTGCACATGATGAGATAGAAGGAAAGAATATATGGAACAATCAGGATGAATCTAAAAGCAAAAAATTATTTGCACAAGAGCTTATTAAGACAGGATCAAATGGTGGTGGATTTACAGAATACCATTTTAATACAGATGGGGTAACAGACTTAAATATAGTTTATACGGAGGAAGATAAAAACTGGGGATGGATTATAGGAGCAGGTACATATGAAGATAACTTTGATAAAAGTGCAGACTATATATTAAATATGATGTATATAACAATATTAGGCTCTTTAATAATAGGAACAATAGTTATAGTATTATTTGCTAATCATATAGGAAATCCTATACAAAAACTAACTCTATTAATAGAGAAAACAAAAGACTTAGATTTAACTAGTGATGATGATTATGAAGATTTAGTAAAAGGTACAGATGAAATAGCCGCTATGGCAAAATCTATAATAGATATGAGAAATTCTTTAAGAAATATTATCAATAATTTCAAAAATAGTGTAGAAGAAACATTTATATACTCACAGAGTTTATCTGATTCATCTGATGAAATGGCAGCATGTGGAGATGATATTGCTAATGCAATTGATGTGTTAGTACAAGGAGCATCAAATCAAGCAATAGAGTCACAAAATGGAACAGATGAACTTTTAAGATTAGGAGAAGAAATCCATAAAACTAAGATTAGTGTAGATAAAGTAAAACAAAATATTGATATAACAAGTACTGCGAATGAAAATGGAATAAAACTAATAAAAAACTTGGGGTTAAAAGCTCAAGAAAAACATATTGAATCTAGCAATGTTCATAAAAATGTAAGAGAGTTATCTCAAAATGCTATTGCTATTGGACAGATGATAGAAGTTATTACTAATATATCGACTCAAATAAATATTTTGGCATTAAACGCTTCTATTGAAGCTGCAAGAGCAGGAGAAGCTGGAGCTGGTTTTGCAGTCGTTGCAGATGAGATAAGAACTCTTGCTGAAACTACAGACAAAACAACAGATGATGTAAAAGATACTATTAATGAAATGAAAGAGAGTATTAAAATAACACAGGGAAGCATCGATAAGGATAAGGAGATAGAAAAAGATTTAAGACAATCCTTAGATTGTGCAATACAAGGATTCGATGATATAAATGAATGTGTATTAAAAATGGTTACTCAAATAGATATGTTAATGGAAAGCATTATAAAAATGGACAAAGAAAAAGATATTGTTATCAAAAACATTGAAAATATATCCAATATATCTAAAGATACAGCACAGTTTACTCAAAAGATAAATGAAAATATGGAAGTACAAACTGGAAGAAGACAACATATACTATCTATGTCAAATAATTTAGATAATATATCAAGAAATTTAAGAATAGATATAGAAAAATTTGATATTAAATAA
- a CDS encoding sensor histidine kinase, producing the protein MNKIDLNIFKNKRISISFKITAIYAIMLSLILITISIMTNWQVRRILVDQTKEELKKTYQSVEKYIQQGKSIDENLFQEINLNNIYLRISNENKVVLESKYKAVDKDIYNHLDSGGIGHDNYEWEDIDKVDIFYMYKEVSKETKLYSILLIKNIEEQEEFLLILNNNLIIMNILGIIIAILSSIYLSKKFLSPIQKITNTAKEISIHDLNSRIDVGGPDDELKELACTFNDMIQRLEESFEKQKQFVSDASHELRTPISVIQGYINLLDRWGKDNKDVLDESIDAIKSETVNMKRLLEQLLFLAKGDNKSYNLDKVEFELSKLIQDIVKETRLIDDKHKIICTLDKNILINADPKLIKQMLRILIDNSIKFTPKNGNIIINLQKHKSYILISIEDSGIGIPDKDIPYIFDRFYRADKSRTKATGGSGLGLSIAKRIVQDHKGSIEVESELQKGTKMIIKLPVDKIDF; encoded by the coding sequence ATGAATAAAATAGATTTAAACATATTTAAGAACAAGAGGATATCAATATCATTTAAAATAACAGCAATATATGCAATAATGCTTTCTTTAATTTTAATTACTATTAGTATTATGACAAATTGGCAAGTAAGGCGTATTTTAGTAGATCAGACAAAAGAAGAACTTAAAAAAACTTACCAATCAGTTGAAAAATATATTCAACAAGGAAAAAGTATAGATGAAAATTTATTTCAAGAAATAAATCTTAACAATATATATTTGCGAATATCAAATGAAAATAAAGTTGTATTAGAAAGTAAGTACAAAGCTGTAGATAAAGATATATATAATCACCTAGATAGCGGTGGGATAGGTCATGATAATTATGAATGGGAAGATATTGATAAAGTAGATATATTTTATATGTATAAGGAAGTATCAAAAGAAACAAAGTTATATTCTATTTTATTAATAAAAAATATAGAGGAACAAGAAGAATTTCTACTTATATTAAACAATAATTTAATCATTATGAATATATTGGGAATTATTATAGCAATTCTATCTAGTATTTACTTAAGTAAGAAGTTTTTATCACCTATACAAAAAATCACAAATACAGCTAAAGAGATAAGTATTCATGATTTGAATAGTCGTATAGATGTGGGAGGTCCTGACGATGAATTAAAGGAACTAGCATGTACATTTAACGATATGATTCAAAGGCTTGAAGAATCTTTTGAAAAACAAAAACAATTTGTTTCTGATGCATCCCATGAATTAAGAACACCTATTTCTGTTATCCAGGGGTATATAAATTTACTCGATAGATGGGGCAAAGATAATAAAGATGTTTTAGATGAATCTATTGATGCAATAAAAAGCGAGACAGTAAATATGAAAAGACTTCTAGAACAGCTTTTATTCTTAGCAAAAGGAGATAATAAATCTTATAATCTGGATAAAGTAGAATTTGAATTAAGTAAATTAATACAGGATATAGTAAAAGAAACTAGATTAATAGATGATAAACATAAAATTATATGTACTCTAGATAAGAATATATTAATAAATGCTGATCCGAAATTAATAAAACAAATGCTAAGAATACTTATTGATAATAGTATTAAATTCACCCCTAAGAATGGGAACATTATTATTAATTTACAAAAACATAAAAGTTATATATTAATAAGCATAGAAGATTCAGGTATTGGAATACCAGATAAAGACATACCATATATTTTTGATCGATTCTACCGTGCTGATAAATCTAGGACAAAGGCTACTGGAGGATCTGGATTAGGATTGTCTATTGCAAAAAGGATTGTACAAGATCATAAAGGAAGTATTGAAGTGGAAAGTGAACTTCAAAAAGGAACAAAAATGATTATAAAATTGCCAGTAGATAAAATAGATTTTTAA
- a CDS encoding response regulator transcription factor: MKPYKILIIEDEEKIARFVELELQYEGYEVNIKYNGRDGLKEIEEGNYDLVILDIMLPGINGMEVCRRVRRFSDIPIIMLTAKDQVEDKVMGLDLGANDYLTKPFAIEELLARIRGSLRRFKVSNKDSNIMKIKNLTMDADKYEVKVEEDIIDLTKREYELLEYLIKNKQLVLPRVQILEAVWGYDYSGDTNVVDVYIRYLRSKIDDKYNEKYIHTVRGVGYVIKDE, from the coding sequence GTGAAACCATACAAAATACTCATAATAGAAGATGAAGAGAAAATTGCTAGATTTGTTGAACTAGAGCTTCAATATGAAGGATATGAAGTTAATATAAAATATAACGGCAGAGATGGACTTAAAGAAATTGAAGAAGGCAATTATGATTTAGTAATATTAGATATCATGCTTCCTGGAATTAATGGTATGGAGGTTTGCAGAAGAGTAAGACGATTTTCTGATATACCTATAATAATGCTAACTGCTAAAGATCAGGTTGAGGATAAGGTCATGGGACTTGATTTAGGGGCCAATGATTATCTTACAAAACCCTTTGCTATAGAAGAATTACTTGCAAGAATCAGAGGAAGTTTAAGACGCTTTAAAGTATCAAATAAAGATAGTAATATAATGAAAATAAAAAATTTAACTATGGATGCAGATAAATATGAAGTAAAAGTAGAAGAAGATATTATAGATTTAACAAAGAGAGAATATGAATTACTAGAGTATCTTATTAAAAACAAACAATTGGTTTTACCTAGAGTACAAATATTAGAAGCTGTTTGGGGATATGATTACTCAGGAGATACTAATGTAGTAGATGTTTATATAAGGTATTTAAGAAGTAAAATTGATGATAAATATAATGAAAAATATATTCACACTGTAAGAGGTGTAGGGTATGTGATTAAAGATGAATAA